The following coding sequences lie in one Haematobia irritans isolate KBUSLIRL chromosome 3, ASM5000362v1, whole genome shotgun sequence genomic window:
- the AMPdeam gene encoding AMP deaminase isoform X9, with protein MTDKHSIQGDTADEAINIFDHDMIPNFQRVSISGEDTSGVPLEDLERASTLLIQALEMRSRYMSISEQSFPTTTLRFLKTVHESDRFNKIQYEDRKSIAELIRKISLPMIHLPPRDHPIHPPTETSDPWDIEFPADKKYDIRSVDGVYNVFQNEDSQEPMIPNYPKLKDFCNDMQIMCNMIADGPLKSFCYRRLCYLSSKFQLHVLLNELRELASQKAVPHRDFYNIRKVDTHIHAASCMNQKHLLRFIKKTLKNNANEVVTVTKGQEMTLSQVFQSMNLTTYDLTVDMLDVHADRNTFHRFDKFNAKYNPIGESRLREVFLKTDNFLNGKYFAHIIKEVAFDLEESKYQNAELRLSIYGKSRDEWKKLAKWAIDYNVYSTNIRWLIQIPRLYDIFKSNKLMSSFQEILDNIFLPLFEATSQPSKHPELHRFLRYVIGFDSVDDESKPENPLFDGDITTPPKWTDDENPPYAYYIYYMYANMAVLNQFRKERGLNTFVLRPHCGEAGPVQHLVCGYLMAENISHGLLLRKVPVLQYLYYLSQIGIAMSPLSNNSLFLNYHRNPLPEYLARGLIVSLSTDDPLQFHFTKEPLMEEYSIAAQVWKLSSCDMCELARNSVLMSGFPHKMKQHWLGPNYTREGVPGNDITRTNVPDIRVAYRSETLLDELSNIFKVHQHPHMEESP; from the exons ATGACCGATAAACATTCTATACAAGGTGACACCGCCGATGAAGCCATCAATATTTTCGATCATGATATGATACCAAATTTTCAACGTGTCTCCATTTCTGGTGAGGATACTAGCGGTGTGCCATTAGAAGATTTAGAAAGAGCATCGACACTTTTAATCCAGGCCTTGGAAATGCGTTCACGTTATATGTCCATTTCGGAACAATCATTTCCCACAACCACTTTGCGTTTCCTGAAGACCGTGCACGAAAGTGATcgtttcaataaaattcaatatgaaGATCGTAAATCTATTGCCG AATTAATCCGCAAGATCAGTCTACCAATGATCCATTTGCCACCCAGAG ATCATCCCATACACCCACCGACGGAAACCAGTGATCCTTGGGATATTGAATTCCCCGCTGATAAGAAGTATGATATTCGTTCTGTAGATGGTGTTTATAATGTTTTCCAGAATGAG gATTCTCAAGAACCCATGATTCCAAATTATCCAAAACTCAAGGATTTTTGTAATGATATGCAAATTATGTGTAATATGATTGCCGATGGACCATT gaaatcatTTTGTTATCGTCGTTTATGCTATTTGTCGTCCAAATTCCAATTGCATGTTTTACTTAATGAATTACGAGAACTGGCTTCTCAAAAGGCCGTGCCACATAGAGATTTCTATAATATAAG aaaagtaGATACCCATATTCATGCTGCTTCCTGCATGAATCAAAAACATTTGCTGCGTTTCATTAAAAAGACTTTAAAGAATAATGCCAACGAAGTGGTTACGGTTACCAAAGGTCAAGAGATGACACTCTCACAAGTATTCCAGTCAATGAACTTAACAACCTATGATCTCACTGTTGATATGCTGGATGTACATGCGGATCGTAATACCTTCCATCGTTTTGATAAATTCAATGCCAAATATAATCCCATTGGTGAATCAAGATTGCGTGAGGTATTTCTGAAGACCGATAACTTTTTGAATGGCaaatattttgcccatattataAAG GAAGTTGCATTTGACTTGGAAGAATCTAAATATCAAAATGCTGAATTACGTTTGTCAATCTATGGTAAATCACGTGATGAATGGAAGAAATTAGCCAAATGGGCTATTGACTATAATGTCTATTCGACCAATATACGCTGGCTAATACAAATACCTCGTCTTTA TGATATCTTCAAATCGAATAAGTTAATGTCCTCATTCCAAGAAATTTtggataatatatttttaccaTTATTTGAGGCCACTAGCCAGCCCAGCAAACATCCAGAATTACATCGCTTTTTACGTTATGTCATTGGTTTCGATTCTGTCGATGATGAGTCTAAGCCCGAGAATCCTCTATTCGATGGTGATATTACCACACCACCTAAATGGACAGATGATGAAAATCCACCCTATGCCTATTATATTTACTACATGTATGCCAATATGGCTGTACTCAATCAATTTAGAAA GGAACGTGGTCTCAATACTTTTGTCCTACGTCCCCATTGCGGTGAAGCCGGTCCTGTTCAACATTTGGTGTGTGGATATCTTATGGCTGAAAATATTTCCCATGGTCTATTGTTGCGTAAAGTACCTGTACTCCAGTATTTGTATTATTTGTCACAAATCGGTATTGCCATGTCACCGCTATCCAATAATTCGCTTTTCCTTAACTATCATCGTAATCCTTTGCCTGAGTATTTGGCACGTGGCCTAATTGTATCCTTGTCAACTGATGATCCACTACAGTTCCACTTTACCAAGGAACCCTTGATGGAGGAATACAGTATTGCCGCTCAGGTTTGGAAGTTAAGCTCATGCGATATGTGTGAATTGGCTCGTAATAGTGTCTTAATGAGTGGTTTCCCACACAAG ATGAAACAACATTGGCTGGGACCAAATTATACACGTGAGGGCGTTCCTGGAAATGATATTACCCGTACCAATGTCCCTGATATTCGTGTGGCCTATCGTTCGGAGACTCTACTCGATGAactatcaaatattttcaaagtcCATCAACATCCCCATATGGAGGAGAGCCCTTAA
- the AMPdeam gene encoding AMP deaminase isoform X7 → MIKTIKYDRLARIKSKMSFRDDCYKFRRKNYENSAMTDKHSIQGDTADEAINIFDHDMIPNFQRVSISGEDTSGVPLEDLERASTLLIQALEMRSRYMSISEQSFPTTTLRFLKTVHESDRFNKIQYEDRKSIAELIRKISLPMIHLPPRDHPIHPPTETSDPWDIEFPADKKYDIRSVDGVYNVFQNEDSQEPMIPNYPKLKDFCNDMQIMCNMIADGPLKSFCYRRLCYLSSKFQLHVLLNELRELASQKAVPHRDFYNIRKVDTHIHAASCMNQKHLLRFIKKTLKNNANEVVTVTKGQEMTLSQVFQSMNLTTYDLTVDMLDVHADRNTFHRFDKFNAKYNPIGESRLREVFLKTDNFLNGKYFAHIIKEVAFDLEESKYQNAELRLSIYGKSRDEWKKLAKWAIDYNVYSTNIRWLIQIPRLYDIFKSNKLMSSFQEILDNIFLPLFEATSQPSKHPELHRFLRYVIGFDSVDDESKPENPLFDGDITTPPKWTDDENPPYAYYIYYMYANMAVLNQFRKERGLNTFVLRPHCGEAGPVQHLVCGYLMAENISHGLLLRKVPVLQYLYYLSQIGIAMSPLSNNSLFLNYHRNPLPEYLARGLIVSLSTDDPLQFHFTKEPLMEEYSIAAQVWKLSSCDMCELARNSVLMSGFPHKMKQHWLGPNYTREGVPGNDITRTNVPDIRVAYRSETLLDELSNIFKVHQHPHMEESP, encoded by the exons CAAGGATCAAATCTAAAATGTCCTTCAGAGATGATTGTTATAAATTTCGAAGGAAGAACTATGAAAACAG TGCCATGACCGATAAACATTCTATACAAGGTGACACCGCCGATGAAGCCATCAATATTTTCGATCATGATATGATACCAAATTTTCAACGTGTCTCCATTTCTGGTGAGGATACTAGCGGTGTGCCATTAGAAGATTTAGAAAGAGCATCGACACTTTTAATCCAGGCCTTGGAAATGCGTTCACGTTATATGTCCATTTCGGAACAATCATTTCCCACAACCACTTTGCGTTTCCTGAAGACCGTGCACGAAAGTGATcgtttcaataaaattcaatatgaaGATCGTAAATCTATTGCCG AATTAATCCGCAAGATCAGTCTACCAATGATCCATTTGCCACCCAGAG ATCATCCCATACACCCACCGACGGAAACCAGTGATCCTTGGGATATTGAATTCCCCGCTGATAAGAAGTATGATATTCGTTCTGTAGATGGTGTTTATAATGTTTTCCAGAATGAG gATTCTCAAGAACCCATGATTCCAAATTATCCAAAACTCAAGGATTTTTGTAATGATATGCAAATTATGTGTAATATGATTGCCGATGGACCATT gaaatcatTTTGTTATCGTCGTTTATGCTATTTGTCGTCCAAATTCCAATTGCATGTTTTACTTAATGAATTACGAGAACTGGCTTCTCAAAAGGCCGTGCCACATAGAGATTTCTATAATATAAG aaaagtaGATACCCATATTCATGCTGCTTCCTGCATGAATCAAAAACATTTGCTGCGTTTCATTAAAAAGACTTTAAAGAATAATGCCAACGAAGTGGTTACGGTTACCAAAGGTCAAGAGATGACACTCTCACAAGTATTCCAGTCAATGAACTTAACAACCTATGATCTCACTGTTGATATGCTGGATGTACATGCGGATCGTAATACCTTCCATCGTTTTGATAAATTCAATGCCAAATATAATCCCATTGGTGAATCAAGATTGCGTGAGGTATTTCTGAAGACCGATAACTTTTTGAATGGCaaatattttgcccatattataAAG GAAGTTGCATTTGACTTGGAAGAATCTAAATATCAAAATGCTGAATTACGTTTGTCAATCTATGGTAAATCACGTGATGAATGGAAGAAATTAGCCAAATGGGCTATTGACTATAATGTCTATTCGACCAATATACGCTGGCTAATACAAATACCTCGTCTTTA TGATATCTTCAAATCGAATAAGTTAATGTCCTCATTCCAAGAAATTTtggataatatatttttaccaTTATTTGAGGCCACTAGCCAGCCCAGCAAACATCCAGAATTACATCGCTTTTTACGTTATGTCATTGGTTTCGATTCTGTCGATGATGAGTCTAAGCCCGAGAATCCTCTATTCGATGGTGATATTACCACACCACCTAAATGGACAGATGATGAAAATCCACCCTATGCCTATTATATTTACTACATGTATGCCAATATGGCTGTACTCAATCAATTTAGAAA GGAACGTGGTCTCAATACTTTTGTCCTACGTCCCCATTGCGGTGAAGCCGGTCCTGTTCAACATTTGGTGTGTGGATATCTTATGGCTGAAAATATTTCCCATGGTCTATTGTTGCGTAAAGTACCTGTACTCCAGTATTTGTATTATTTGTCACAAATCGGTATTGCCATGTCACCGCTATCCAATAATTCGCTTTTCCTTAACTATCATCGTAATCCTTTGCCTGAGTATTTGGCACGTGGCCTAATTGTATCCTTGTCAACTGATGATCCACTACAGTTCCACTTTACCAAGGAACCCTTGATGGAGGAATACAGTATTGCCGCTCAGGTTTGGAAGTTAAGCTCATGCGATATGTGTGAATTGGCTCGTAATAGTGTCTTAATGAGTGGTTTCCCACACAAG ATGAAACAACATTGGCTGGGACCAAATTATACACGTGAGGGCGTTCCTGGAAATGATATTACCCGTACCAATGTCCCTGATATTCGTGTGGCCTATCGTTCGGAGACTCTACTCGATGAactatcaaatattttcaaagtcCATCAACATCCCCATATGGAGGAGAGCCCTTAA
- the AMPdeam gene encoding AMP deaminase isoform X8 — MSFRDDCYKFRRKNYENSAMTDKHSIQGDTADEAINIFDHDMIPNFQRVSISGEDTSGVPLEDLERASTLLIQALEMRSRYMSISEQSFPTTTLRFLKTVHESDRFNKIQYEDRKSIAELIRKISLPMIHLPPRDHPIHPPTETSDPWDIEFPADKKYDIRSVDGVYNVFQNEDSQEPMIPNYPKLKDFCNDMQIMCNMIADGPLKSFCYRRLCYLSSKFQLHVLLNELRELASQKAVPHRDFYNIRKVDTHIHAASCMNQKHLLRFIKKTLKNNANEVVTVTKGQEMTLSQVFQSMNLTTYDLTVDMLDVHADRNTFHRFDKFNAKYNPIGESRLREVFLKTDNFLNGKYFAHIIKEVAFDLEESKYQNAELRLSIYGKSRDEWKKLAKWAIDYNVYSTNIRWLIQIPRLYDIFKSNKLMSSFQEILDNIFLPLFEATSQPSKHPELHRFLRYVIGFDSVDDESKPENPLFDGDITTPPKWTDDENPPYAYYIYYMYANMAVLNQFRKERGLNTFVLRPHCGEAGPVQHLVCGYLMAENISHGLLLRKVPVLQYLYYLSQIGIAMSPLSNNSLFLNYHRNPLPEYLARGLIVSLSTDDPLQFHFTKEPLMEEYSIAAQVWKLSSCDMCELARNSVLMSGFPHKMKQHWLGPNYTREGVPGNDITRTNVPDIRVAYRSETLLDELSNIFKVHQHPHMEESP, encoded by the exons ATGTCCTTCAGAGATGATTGTTATAAATTTCGAAGGAAGAACTATGAAAACAG TGCCATGACCGATAAACATTCTATACAAGGTGACACCGCCGATGAAGCCATCAATATTTTCGATCATGATATGATACCAAATTTTCAACGTGTCTCCATTTCTGGTGAGGATACTAGCGGTGTGCCATTAGAAGATTTAGAAAGAGCATCGACACTTTTAATCCAGGCCTTGGAAATGCGTTCACGTTATATGTCCATTTCGGAACAATCATTTCCCACAACCACTTTGCGTTTCCTGAAGACCGTGCACGAAAGTGATcgtttcaataaaattcaatatgaaGATCGTAAATCTATTGCCG AATTAATCCGCAAGATCAGTCTACCAATGATCCATTTGCCACCCAGAG ATCATCCCATACACCCACCGACGGAAACCAGTGATCCTTGGGATATTGAATTCCCCGCTGATAAGAAGTATGATATTCGTTCTGTAGATGGTGTTTATAATGTTTTCCAGAATGAG gATTCTCAAGAACCCATGATTCCAAATTATCCAAAACTCAAGGATTTTTGTAATGATATGCAAATTATGTGTAATATGATTGCCGATGGACCATT gaaatcatTTTGTTATCGTCGTTTATGCTATTTGTCGTCCAAATTCCAATTGCATGTTTTACTTAATGAATTACGAGAACTGGCTTCTCAAAAGGCCGTGCCACATAGAGATTTCTATAATATAAG aaaagtaGATACCCATATTCATGCTGCTTCCTGCATGAATCAAAAACATTTGCTGCGTTTCATTAAAAAGACTTTAAAGAATAATGCCAACGAAGTGGTTACGGTTACCAAAGGTCAAGAGATGACACTCTCACAAGTATTCCAGTCAATGAACTTAACAACCTATGATCTCACTGTTGATATGCTGGATGTACATGCGGATCGTAATACCTTCCATCGTTTTGATAAATTCAATGCCAAATATAATCCCATTGGTGAATCAAGATTGCGTGAGGTATTTCTGAAGACCGATAACTTTTTGAATGGCaaatattttgcccatattataAAG GAAGTTGCATTTGACTTGGAAGAATCTAAATATCAAAATGCTGAATTACGTTTGTCAATCTATGGTAAATCACGTGATGAATGGAAGAAATTAGCCAAATGGGCTATTGACTATAATGTCTATTCGACCAATATACGCTGGCTAATACAAATACCTCGTCTTTA TGATATCTTCAAATCGAATAAGTTAATGTCCTCATTCCAAGAAATTTtggataatatatttttaccaTTATTTGAGGCCACTAGCCAGCCCAGCAAACATCCAGAATTACATCGCTTTTTACGTTATGTCATTGGTTTCGATTCTGTCGATGATGAGTCTAAGCCCGAGAATCCTCTATTCGATGGTGATATTACCACACCACCTAAATGGACAGATGATGAAAATCCACCCTATGCCTATTATATTTACTACATGTATGCCAATATGGCTGTACTCAATCAATTTAGAAA GGAACGTGGTCTCAATACTTTTGTCCTACGTCCCCATTGCGGTGAAGCCGGTCCTGTTCAACATTTGGTGTGTGGATATCTTATGGCTGAAAATATTTCCCATGGTCTATTGTTGCGTAAAGTACCTGTACTCCAGTATTTGTATTATTTGTCACAAATCGGTATTGCCATGTCACCGCTATCCAATAATTCGCTTTTCCTTAACTATCATCGTAATCCTTTGCCTGAGTATTTGGCACGTGGCCTAATTGTATCCTTGTCAACTGATGATCCACTACAGTTCCACTTTACCAAGGAACCCTTGATGGAGGAATACAGTATTGCCGCTCAGGTTTGGAAGTTAAGCTCATGCGATATGTGTGAATTGGCTCGTAATAGTGTCTTAATGAGTGGTTTCCCACACAAG ATGAAACAACATTGGCTGGGACCAAATTATACACGTGAGGGCGTTCCTGGAAATGATATTACCCGTACCAATGTCCCTGATATTCGTGTGGCCTATCGTTCGGAGACTCTACTCGATGAactatcaaatattttcaaagtcCATCAACATCCCCATATGGAGGAGAGCCCTTAA
- the AMPdeam gene encoding AMP deaminase isoform X6, translating into MIKTIKYDRLGELLMQFNKNAMQYKNLLKYFGKTRIKSKMSFRDDCYKFRRKNYENSAMTDKHSIQGDTADEAINIFDHDMIPNFQRVSISGEDTSGVPLEDLERASTLLIQALEMRSRYMSISEQSFPTTTLRFLKTVHESDRFNKIQYEDRKSIAELIRKISLPMIHLPPRDHPIHPPTETSDPWDIEFPADKKYDIRSVDGVYNVFQNEDSQEPMIPNYPKLKDFCNDMQIMCNMIADGPLKSFCYRRLCYLSSKFQLHVLLNELRELASQKAVPHRDFYNIRKVDTHIHAASCMNQKHLLRFIKKTLKNNANEVVTVTKGQEMTLSQVFQSMNLTTYDLTVDMLDVHADRNTFHRFDKFNAKYNPIGESRLREVFLKTDNFLNGKYFAHIIKEVAFDLEESKYQNAELRLSIYGKSRDEWKKLAKWAIDYNVYSTNIRWLIQIPRLYDIFKSNKLMSSFQEILDNIFLPLFEATSQPSKHPELHRFLRYVIGFDSVDDESKPENPLFDGDITTPPKWTDDENPPYAYYIYYMYANMAVLNQFRKERGLNTFVLRPHCGEAGPVQHLVCGYLMAENISHGLLLRKVPVLQYLYYLSQIGIAMSPLSNNSLFLNYHRNPLPEYLARGLIVSLSTDDPLQFHFTKEPLMEEYSIAAQVWKLSSCDMCELARNSVLMSGFPHKMKQHWLGPNYTREGVPGNDITRTNVPDIRVAYRSETLLDELSNIFKVHQHPHMEESP; encoded by the exons CAAGGATCAAATCTAAAATGTCCTTCAGAGATGATTGTTATAAATTTCGAAGGAAGAACTATGAAAACAG TGCCATGACCGATAAACATTCTATACAAGGTGACACCGCCGATGAAGCCATCAATATTTTCGATCATGATATGATACCAAATTTTCAACGTGTCTCCATTTCTGGTGAGGATACTAGCGGTGTGCCATTAGAAGATTTAGAAAGAGCATCGACACTTTTAATCCAGGCCTTGGAAATGCGTTCACGTTATATGTCCATTTCGGAACAATCATTTCCCACAACCACTTTGCGTTTCCTGAAGACCGTGCACGAAAGTGATcgtttcaataaaattcaatatgaaGATCGTAAATCTATTGCCG AATTAATCCGCAAGATCAGTCTACCAATGATCCATTTGCCACCCAGAG ATCATCCCATACACCCACCGACGGAAACCAGTGATCCTTGGGATATTGAATTCCCCGCTGATAAGAAGTATGATATTCGTTCTGTAGATGGTGTTTATAATGTTTTCCAGAATGAG gATTCTCAAGAACCCATGATTCCAAATTATCCAAAACTCAAGGATTTTTGTAATGATATGCAAATTATGTGTAATATGATTGCCGATGGACCATT gaaatcatTTTGTTATCGTCGTTTATGCTATTTGTCGTCCAAATTCCAATTGCATGTTTTACTTAATGAATTACGAGAACTGGCTTCTCAAAAGGCCGTGCCACATAGAGATTTCTATAATATAAG aaaagtaGATACCCATATTCATGCTGCTTCCTGCATGAATCAAAAACATTTGCTGCGTTTCATTAAAAAGACTTTAAAGAATAATGCCAACGAAGTGGTTACGGTTACCAAAGGTCAAGAGATGACACTCTCACAAGTATTCCAGTCAATGAACTTAACAACCTATGATCTCACTGTTGATATGCTGGATGTACATGCGGATCGTAATACCTTCCATCGTTTTGATAAATTCAATGCCAAATATAATCCCATTGGTGAATCAAGATTGCGTGAGGTATTTCTGAAGACCGATAACTTTTTGAATGGCaaatattttgcccatattataAAG GAAGTTGCATTTGACTTGGAAGAATCTAAATATCAAAATGCTGAATTACGTTTGTCAATCTATGGTAAATCACGTGATGAATGGAAGAAATTAGCCAAATGGGCTATTGACTATAATGTCTATTCGACCAATATACGCTGGCTAATACAAATACCTCGTCTTTA TGATATCTTCAAATCGAATAAGTTAATGTCCTCATTCCAAGAAATTTtggataatatatttttaccaTTATTTGAGGCCACTAGCCAGCCCAGCAAACATCCAGAATTACATCGCTTTTTACGTTATGTCATTGGTTTCGATTCTGTCGATGATGAGTCTAAGCCCGAGAATCCTCTATTCGATGGTGATATTACCACACCACCTAAATGGACAGATGATGAAAATCCACCCTATGCCTATTATATTTACTACATGTATGCCAATATGGCTGTACTCAATCAATTTAGAAA GGAACGTGGTCTCAATACTTTTGTCCTACGTCCCCATTGCGGTGAAGCCGGTCCTGTTCAACATTTGGTGTGTGGATATCTTATGGCTGAAAATATTTCCCATGGTCTATTGTTGCGTAAAGTACCTGTACTCCAGTATTTGTATTATTTGTCACAAATCGGTATTGCCATGTCACCGCTATCCAATAATTCGCTTTTCCTTAACTATCATCGTAATCCTTTGCCTGAGTATTTGGCACGTGGCCTAATTGTATCCTTGTCAACTGATGATCCACTACAGTTCCACTTTACCAAGGAACCCTTGATGGAGGAATACAGTATTGCCGCTCAGGTTTGGAAGTTAAGCTCATGCGATATGTGTGAATTGGCTCGTAATAGTGTCTTAATGAGTGGTTTCCCACACAAG ATGAAACAACATTGGCTGGGACCAAATTATACACGTGAGGGCGTTCCTGGAAATGATATTACCCGTACCAATGTCCCTGATATTCGTGTGGCCTATCGTTCGGAGACTCTACTCGATGAactatcaaatattttcaaagtcCATCAACATCCCCATATGGAGGAGAGCCCTTAA